The proteins below come from a single Aegilops tauschii subsp. strangulata cultivar AL8/78 chromosome 6, Aet v6.0, whole genome shotgun sequence genomic window:
- the LOC109758138 gene encoding uncharacterized protein, whose product MGAYLAEEGCWTEDFKVYLLQGTLPQKEEDAEHVARQATAYCIQDVELYQKRPNNVSFRCISREQGHELLADIHGEDCRHHSLSRTLVSKAFRSGFYWPTTLNDASELMRSYEACQFHAKKIH is encoded by the exons ATGGGGGCATACCTtgcggag gaggggtgctggaccgaggaTTTCAAGGTGTACCTGCTTCAGGGGACCCTACCACAGAAGGAGGAAGACGCGGAGCACGTGGCCCGCCAGGCCACCGCTTACTGCATTCAGGACGTCGAGCTCTACCAGAAGCGGCCAAACAACGTCTCCTTCCggtgcatctccagggagcaaggGCACGAGCTGTTGGCTGACATACACGGCGAGGACTGCAGGCATCACTCTTTGTCGCGCACCCTCGTGAGCAAGGcattccgcagtggattctactggcccacgactCTCAACGACGCGAGCGAACTCATGAGATCCTATGAAGcctgccaattccatgccaagaAGATCCACTAG